In Heyndrickxia vini, the sequence CTTCCAGAATATCAGGGACAAGGAATCGGAAGAAGAGCCATAAAGAAAATACTTAGACAAGAGCATCAAAATGGATTTGATATTTTTCTAGAAGTAGAATCAAAAAATGCCAATGCCTTAAAACTTTATGAGTCATGCGGCTTCAAAGCATACGATTCACAGGATTACTATGAATACAAATAACGGGACAGTGGATTCACTGTCCCTTGTCATTAATGTGCAGTATACCCGCCATCAACAAGTAAGGTTGTCCCGTTTACAAAACTAGATTCATCACTTGCTAAAAATAGAACTGCTTTAGCAACTTCCTCCGGTTTTCCTAATCTTCCTTGCGGATGAAGAGAAACTAAAAATTCTTTCTGCTCCGGATTTACCTCTGAAAGTAAAGGAGTATCTATATAGCCAGGGCAAACTGCATTTATACGAATTCCATCTTTTGCATAAGCAGTACATAAGTTTTGAGTTAGTAACTTCACGCCGCCTTTTGCAGAAGAATAGGCAGTTGGATTTGGTAACGAAACAAAGCTATGAATGGATCCTGCATTTACAATGACACCGCCGGTACCTTGTTTAAGAAACTGTTCAATAGAATATTTATCTGAAAGGAACACACCTGATAGGTTGATATCAATGGTTCTTTTCCATCTTTCATAAGATAATTCATGGGCTGGTGCATCATCAGCTATTCCCGCATTTGCATACATAATATCAAGTTTACCGTACTTGTTTACTGTTTCACTGATCATTTGTTTAATTTGCTCTTCATTGGTTACATCTGTTTTTACAAATAGGGTATCATGTCCATTTGCATTTAATTCTTCTGAAATATTTTTACCGCGCTCAGAAAAATCGGCAATAACTACTTTCGCACCTTCTTCTGCAAATAAACGAACCGTTGCTTCTCCTATTCCACTTGCTCCGCCAGTTACAATGGCTACTTTGTCTTTTAATCTCATGTTAAATCGCTCCTTTATGTTCAATTGATCCGATTATCTTGATGTCGCTCCACCATCTATAACAAATTCTGCACCTGTTGAATATGCTGATTCGTCAGAAGCTAAGAATAATACAGTATTAGCAACATCTTTCACGGAGCCAAGATGTCCTAATGGAAATAAACTTTTACCCAACTCTTCTTTTGAACTTCCCGAAACTTCGGATGCATAATCAGCC encodes:
- a CDS encoding SDR family NAD(P)-dependent oxidoreductase, whose product is MRLKDKVAIVTGGASGIGEATVRLFAEEGAKVVIADFSERGKNISEELNANGHDTLFVKTDVTNEEQIKQMISETVNKYGKLDIMYANAGIADDAPAHELSYERWKRTIDINLSGVFLSDKYSIEQFLKQGTGGVIVNAGSIHSFVSLPNPTAYSSAKGGVKLLTQNLCTAYAKDGIRINAVCPGYIDTPLLSEVNPEQKEFLVSLHPQGRLGKPEEVAKAVLFLASDESSFVNGTTLLVDGGYTAH